The following proteins are encoded in a genomic region of Lemur catta isolate mLemCat1 chromosome 10, mLemCat1.pri, whole genome shotgun sequence:
- the LOC123646121 gene encoding olfactory receptor 13D1-like has product METQNFSPVTQFFLVGLSRYPEFQLSLFMFCLIMYLIILLGNTFLIIISILDSRLHTLMYFFLVNFSFLDICYTSCFIPPMLVIFMSERKSISFFGCALQMVVSFGLGCTECILLAVMAYDRYLAICNPLRYLIIMNRMLYVQMAAWSWIIGCLNSLVQTVLTMLLPFCGNVIDHLTCELLALLKLICSDITINVLIITVGSIIFLVIPLLSIFISYVFILSIILRLNSAEGRKKAFSTCSAHLAVVILFYGSALFIYMKPKSKDTKTSDEIIGLFYGVIAPMLNPIIYSLGNKEVKEAVKKVLSRHLHSWKI; this is encoded by the coding sequence ATGGAGACACAGAATTTCTCTCCTGTGACTCAATTTTTTCTGGTCGGACTTTCCAGATACCCGGAGTTCCAACTTTCTCTGTTCATGTTTTGCCTCATCATGTACCTGATAATCCTCCTGGGAAACACCTTCCTCATTATCATCAGTATCCTGGATTCACGCCTCCACACCCTCATGTACTTCTTCCTTGTAAACTTCTCATTCTTGGACATATGTTATACATCCTGTTTCATTCCTCCAATGCTCGTTATATTTATGTCTGAGAGAAAATCCATCTCCTTCTTTGGTTGTGCTCTGCAGATGGTTGTCTCCTTTGGCTTGGGCTGCACTGAGTGTATTCTCCTGGCTGTGATGGCCTATGACCGGTATCTGGCCATCTGCAACCCACTTAGGTATCTCATCATCATGAATAGGATGCTATATGTGCAAATGGCTGCATGGTCCTGGATCATAGGCTGTCTGAACTCCCTAGTGCAAACAGTCCTGACAATGCTGTTACCTTTCTGTGGGAATGTCATTGACCATCTTACCTGTGAGTTGTTGGCTCTTCTTAAACTCATTTGTTCAGACATCACCATCAATGTGCTTATCATAACAGTGGGAAGTATCATTTTCTTAGTGATTCCCctattgtcaatttttatttcttatgtttttattctgTCTATCATCCTGAGACTTAATTCTGCTGAGGGGAGAAAGAAAGCCTTTTCTACCTGTTCAGCCCATCTGGCTGTAGTAATTTTATTCTATGGTTCAGCTCTTTTTATTTACATGAAGCCCAAGTCAAAGGACACAAAGACATCTGATGAGATCATTGGGCTGTTTTATGGAGTGATAGCCCCAATGCTGAACCCCATTATCTACAGCCTGGGGAATAAGGAGGTAAAAGAAGCTGTGAAGAAAGTCCTCAGCAGACACCTGCACTCATGGAAAATATGA